A genome region from Anolis carolinensis isolate JA03-04 chromosome 6, rAnoCar3.1.pri, whole genome shotgun sequence includes the following:
- the LOC100562099 gene encoding claudin-4 has product MSSAGLQIMGMALSVLGWIGAIITCALPLWKVTAFIGTNIVTAQITWEGLWMNCVVQSTGQMQCKVYDSMLALPQDIQTARALMVICVLLAVLALMIGIVGAKCTNCVEDEDTKARIVIVSGAVFLAAGILCLIPVCWSANTIIREFYSPLVGEHQKRELGASLYIGWASSGLLLLGGALLCCNCPKKDSNNYSARYTAAASQPRSDYPSKNYV; this is encoded by the coding sequence ATGAGTTCTGCTGGTCTACAAATCATGGGCATGGCCCTGTCGGTGCTGGGCTGGATTGGGGCGATCATTACCTGCGCTTTGCCTTTGTGGAAGGTCACCGCTTTTATCGGCACCAATATTGTGACGGCTCAGATCACCTGGGAGGGGCTTTGGATGAACTGCGTGGTGCAGAGCACTGGCCAGATGCAATGCAAGGTCTATGATTCCATGCTGGCTCTACCTCAAGATATCCAAACAGCTCGGGCTCTGATGGTCATCTGTGTGCTCTTAGCTGTCCTGGCCTTGATGATTGGCATTGTAGGGGCCAAGTGTACCAATTGCGTGGAGGATGAGGATACCAAGGCACGCATCGTCATTGTCTCTGGAGCCGTCTTCTTGGCAGCAGGAATCCTCTGCCTCATCCCCGTGTGCTGGTCAGCCAACACCATCATCCGTGAGTTCTACAGCCCCTTGGTGGGTGAACACCAAAAGAGAGAGTTGGGAGCTTCCCTCTACATCGGCTGGGCATCCTCTGGCTTGCTCCTCCTTGGAGGGGCACTGCTGTGCTGCAATTGCCCCAAGAAAGACAGCAACAACTACAGTGCACGCTACACCGCTGCTGCTTCTCAGCCCCGAAGTGATTACCCCAGCAAGAACTACGtctag
- the LOC100561905 gene encoding claudin-9 yields the protein MSSAGLEILAMGLCIFGWMGTILSCALPMWRVSAFIGNNIVVAQIIWEGLWMNCIVQSTGQMQCKIYDSMLALSQDVQAARALMVVSVVLAFLALLVGIMGAKCTNCVEDEGAKARIVITSGSLFITAGLLTLIPVCWSANSIIRDFFNPVVVEPLKRELGAALYVGWAASALLFLGGSLLCCSCPPREDRYPARIGYSVPARSTAPPGSGIDKRDYV from the coding sequence ATGTCCTCTGCAGGGCTGGAGATTTTAGCCATGGGCCTGTGCATCTTTGGCTGGATGGGGACTATCCTCTCCTGCGCCTTGCCAATGTGGAGGGTCTCGGCTTTCATTGGAAACAACATCGTTGTGGCGCAGATTATCTGGGAGGGGCTGTGGATGAACTGCATTGTGCAGAGCACAGGCCAGATGCAGTGCAAGATCTACGACTCCATGCTGGCTTTGTCGCAGGACGTCCAAGCCGCCCGGGCTCTCATGGTGGTCTCGGTGGTGCTGGCTTTTCTGGCCTTGTTGGTGGGCATCATGGGAGCCAAGTGCACCAACTGCGTGGAGGACGAAGGGGCTAAGGCACGCATCGTGATCACCTCGGGTTCGCTCTTCATCACCGCGGGGCTCCTCACCCTCATCCCTGTGTGCTGGTCAGCCAACTCCATTATCCGTGACTTCTTCAACCCGGTGGTTGTTGAACCATTGAAGAGGGAGCTGGGGGCTGCCCTTTACGTTGGGTGGGCCGCATCGGCGCTGCTGTTCCTTGGAGGGTCACTTTTGTGCTGCTCTTGCCCTCCACGGGAGGATCGCTATCCAGCCCGCATTGGGTACTCTGTCCCCGCCAGGTCCACTGCACCTCCGGGGAGTGGGATCGACAAGCGGGACTATGTATAA